A single Paenibacillus kribbensis DNA region contains:
- a CDS encoding 2,3-dihydro-2,3-dihydroxybenzoate dehydrogenase codes for MSDDGIQGKVALVTGAAQGIGAAVARSLAELGATIAAVDQNAEGVSRLVDELVRDGYRATAFPVDVSQRVAVDETVEQIEHQLGPVGILVNVAGVLRMGQADTLRDSDWTETFAVNTNGVFYISRAVVKHMIPRKSGSIITVGSNAGAVPRMYMAAYAASKAASAMFTKCLGLEVACHHIRCNVVSPGSTETEMQRSLWSDENGAQAAIDGSPNAYKVGIPLQRLADPADIADAVVFLASDKSRHITMHDLRIDGGATLGV; via the coding sequence ATGAGTGATGACGGAATACAGGGGAAGGTAGCCCTGGTTACAGGTGCCGCCCAAGGTATCGGTGCTGCTGTGGCGCGTTCTCTGGCCGAATTGGGAGCAACCATTGCTGCTGTAGACCAGAATGCGGAGGGTGTGAGCAGGCTGGTGGACGAGCTGGTGCGTGACGGCTATCGCGCAACAGCATTTCCCGTCGATGTCAGCCAACGTGTGGCTGTCGACGAGACGGTGGAACAGATTGAGCATCAGCTCGGGCCAGTCGGCATTTTGGTGAATGTTGCAGGTGTGCTGCGAATGGGGCAAGCAGACACGCTCCGTGACAGCGACTGGACGGAAACCTTTGCTGTAAACACAAACGGTGTCTTTTACATATCCCGGGCTGTGGTGAAGCATATGATACCCCGGAAATCGGGTTCGATTATCACGGTAGGGTCCAATGCGGGAGCTGTGCCTCGAATGTATATGGCAGCTTATGCAGCTTCAAAGGCCGCTTCGGCGATGTTTACCAAATGCTTGGGATTGGAGGTTGCCTGCCATCACATTCGCTGTAATGTGGTGTCCCCAGGCTCTACGGAGACAGAAATGCAGCGGTCCCTGTGGTCTGATGAGAATGGTGCACAAGCAGCTATTGACGGATCACCGAACGCTTACAAGGTTGGCATTCCACTGCAAAGGCTGGCTGATCCGGCAGATATCGCGGATGCTGTTGTTTTTCTTGCTTCGGACAAGTCACGCCATATAACGATGCATGATTTGCGCATTGATGGTGGCGCTACGTTAGGTGTCTAA
- a CDS encoding ABC transporter substrate-binding protein, which produces MKKFAVGVCTLLSASLLLTACGGKGQEADRSVQSNTNASTQTSVSDQASSKTITYLDKTYQLIKTDHIIVASLEAMEDAAVLGVKPTGAVTSGGKFPKYMEKAMEGATDVGDRMQPSAEAILKLKADVILGSSKFRPAVAEQLGKVATLIPVSHISTNWEANLLMMGQLTGKEAKAEEILSKYKQDVKAAQQKLKPLWENKKVLMVRIRTGNLYVYPANVYFNPSLYVDLGAKVPEELNGVKAQEAVSLEKLADMNPDYLFVQFSEGENKDQPQALADLEKNPIWSSINAVKNGKTFVNIVDPNAQGGTSWSKIAFLEAAVNRLSQ; this is translated from the coding sequence ATGAAGAAATTTGCAGTAGGGGTGTGTACCCTATTATCGGCAAGTTTGCTGTTGACGGCATGTGGTGGAAAGGGACAGGAGGCGGATCGCTCGGTACAAAGTAATACCAATGCATCGACGCAGACGTCCGTTTCCGATCAAGCGAGTAGCAAGACTATTACATATCTCGATAAAACGTACCAACTGATCAAGACGGATCATATTATTGTAGCTAGTCTGGAAGCGATGGAAGATGCGGCTGTCCTGGGAGTAAAGCCGACTGGGGCGGTCACTTCAGGAGGGAAGTTCCCTAAATATATGGAAAAAGCGATGGAAGGAGCCACAGATGTCGGTGACCGGATGCAGCCAAGTGCTGAAGCGATCCTGAAGCTGAAGGCGGATGTGATTCTGGGCAGTTCCAAATTTCGGCCAGCAGTGGCAGAACAGTTAGGTAAAGTGGCTACATTGATCCCAGTATCTCACATTTCAACAAACTGGGAAGCGAACCTGCTAATGATGGGACAGCTTACGGGCAAAGAGGCAAAAGCGGAGGAAATACTGAGCAAGTACAAGCAAGACGTGAAGGCGGCCCAACAAAAACTCAAGCCATTATGGGAAAACAAAAAGGTGCTTATGGTGCGGATTCGTACAGGCAATCTGTATGTATATCCTGCTAATGTGTATTTCAATCCTTCGCTGTATGTTGATCTGGGAGCTAAGGTGCCGGAAGAGTTAAATGGAGTCAAAGCACAAGAGGCGGTTTCCCTGGAGAAATTGGCTGATATGAATCCGGATTATCTTTTCGTGCAGTTTTCAGAAGGAGAAAACAAGGACCAGCCGCAGGCATTGGCTGATCTTGAAAAGAATCCGATCTGGAGCAGTATCAATGCCGTTAAGAACGGGAAAACCTTCGTCAACATTGTAGATCCCAATGCTCAGGGCGGCACCTCATGGAGCAAAATTGCCTTTTTGGAAGCGGCTGTAAACCGACTTTCGCAGTAA
- a CDS encoding phosphotransferase family protein has protein sequence MTTTIYFSSNRLGEVTDNQLQRVLDRFDLGRLLSSEKTAEGVMGQTLYISSTAGQFVLKGNPLFSGQWVEERYMVEQLHRRTSIPVPAPYLVDDTEDIFGWSYAIMPRLYGEHIHTLEPQAKLTSLDKQQIAEKLAVALLELHSWKVKNSGELDTATLAIRPFEISYQAWLYARIRYWLEDAQKYSDITAQDLEWVEEMLEGSRQAFDQLEAAAFVMGDFKPQNVLVQNGENGWRISGLFDFTTAYFGDGVADLPKITTMYLENGEKELAQHFLAVYFKGMNAKEGFMERFRVHMLHQQILNWGCAKAMKQVTWDDKLSFAEWAQTFTDVDIFKSWADHSNI, from the coding sequence ATGACGACGACGATTTATTTTTCATCTAATCGGCTAGGAGAGGTTACGGATAATCAATTGCAGAGGGTGCTGGATCGTTTCGATTTGGGGCGTCTGCTGTCTTCCGAAAAAACGGCAGAAGGAGTGATGGGACAAACCCTCTATATTTCGTCAACGGCCGGACAGTTTGTGTTAAAGGGAAACCCGCTTTTTTCGGGACAATGGGTGGAAGAAAGGTATATGGTGGAGCAGCTGCACAGACGGACTTCAATTCCTGTGCCGGCACCGTATCTGGTGGATGATACGGAGGACATTTTTGGCTGGAGCTACGCCATTATGCCCCGTTTATACGGGGAGCACATACATACACTTGAACCGCAAGCCAAGCTGACTTCACTGGATAAACAGCAAATAGCTGAAAAGCTTGCTGTTGCCCTGCTGGAGCTTCATAGCTGGAAGGTTAAGAACAGTGGGGAGCTGGATACAGCGACTCTGGCCATTCGCCCTTTTGAAATCTCTTATCAGGCATGGTTGTATGCAAGAATTCGATACTGGCTAGAGGATGCCCAAAAATACTCGGACATTACTGCACAGGATCTGGAATGGGTAGAGGAAATGTTGGAAGGCTCACGTCAAGCATTCGATCAACTGGAAGCGGCCGCATTTGTGATGGGGGATTTTAAACCGCAAAATGTTCTTGTGCAGAACGGGGAAAACGGCTGGAGAATTAGTGGGCTTTTTGATTTTACGACAGCTTATTTTGGCGATGGGGTTGCAGACCTTCCGAAGATAACTACCATGTATCTGGAAAACGGGGAGAAAGAGCTGGCCCAACATTTTCTTGCCGTTTACTTCAAAGGGATGAACGCCAAAGAAGGATTTATGGAGCGATTCCGGGTACATATGCTGCATCAACAAATTCTCAACTGGGGATGTGCCAAAGCGATGAAGCAAGTCACTTGGGATGACAAGCTCTCTTTTGCAGAATGGGCCCAAACATTCACGGACGTTGACATATTTAAATCATGGGCAGATCATTCAAACATATAA
- a CDS encoding thiol-activated cytolysin family protein, with translation MKSKSFMKGTRVLVSLLVSFQVFTYSSISFAAPNELHDIDAGIANLNYDRNVVLSTKGDQINSFVPKEGRQANDKFIVVERTKNTIATSPMDISIVDSIANRTYPGAIQLANEDFVNNQPNLVMTARKPLDISIDLPGLKSENTITVQNPAYGSVSGAIAQLLSTWDEKYSSTHTLPARLQYSEAMVHSESQIASALNVNAKVLDNTLGIDYSAVASGEKRVMVAAYKQIFYTVTAASPNNPSDLFDDSVTFAELVRKGVSDETPPLMVSNVAYGRTIYVKLETDSKSSDVQTAFKLLLKDPSIQTSGKYKDIYEKSSFTAVVLGGDAQAHNQIVSKDYSVIQEVIKDNAEYSSKNPGYPISYTSVFLKDNSIAAVHNNTEYVETKTTEYTKGKITLDHSGAYVARFEVSWDEFTFDENGQEIITHKTWKENRKNKTAHYSTVIPIPANAKNIRIFAEECTGLAWDWWRTVIDETNVPLTSDIKVSIWGTTLYPKSSINH, from the coding sequence ATGAAAAGTAAAAGTTTTATGAAGGGAACAAGGGTACTCGTTAGTTTACTGGTAAGCTTTCAGGTGTTTACTTACTCAAGTATTTCTTTCGCTGCTCCAAACGAACTCCATGATATTGATGCCGGAATCGCTAATCTGAATTATGATCGCAACGTGGTCTTGAGTACAAAAGGCGATCAAATCAACAGCTTTGTTCCCAAAGAAGGCCGCCAAGCAAATGATAAATTTATCGTAGTAGAACGGACTAAAAATACGATCGCAACTTCACCCATGGATATCTCCATTGTTGACTCAATTGCAAATCGTACTTATCCAGGCGCCATACAGCTTGCAAATGAAGACTTTGTGAATAATCAGCCCAATTTGGTTATGACTGCCAGAAAACCGTTGGATATCAGCATTGATCTTCCTGGCTTAAAGAGTGAAAATACAATAACGGTTCAAAATCCAGCATACGGCAGCGTTTCTGGGGCCATTGCTCAACTCCTGTCGACCTGGGATGAAAAGTATTCCAGTACCCATACATTGCCTGCGAGATTACAATACTCGGAAGCTATGGTACACAGCGAAAGTCAAATTGCCAGTGCGCTGAATGTAAACGCCAAGGTGCTTGACAATACGCTTGGAATCGACTATAGCGCAGTAGCAAGCGGTGAGAAAAGGGTAATGGTTGCTGCTTACAAACAAATTTTTTATACCGTAACCGCTGCTTCTCCCAACAATCCATCAGACCTGTTTGACGACAGTGTGACGTTTGCCGAATTAGTCCGTAAAGGGGTAAGTGATGAAACTCCGCCATTAATGGTATCCAATGTCGCTTACGGCCGAACTATTTACGTGAAGCTAGAAACGGATTCAAAGAGCAGTGACGTACAAACGGCATTTAAATTACTGCTCAAAGATCCTAGCATACAAACTAGCGGAAAGTACAAGGACATCTATGAAAAAAGCTCGTTTACAGCTGTTGTATTAGGCGGAGATGCGCAAGCACATAACCAGATTGTCTCGAAAGACTACTCCGTTATTCAGGAAGTAATCAAGGACAATGCAGAATATAGCAGCAAAAATCCAGGTTACCCTATTTCGTATACGAGTGTTTTTTTGAAAGATAATTCCATAGCTGCGGTTCACAACAATACAGAGTATGTTGAGACGAAAACAACGGAATATACCAAAGGGAAAATCACACTTGACCATAGTGGCGCTTATGTGGCCCGCTTTGAAGTATCCTGGGATGAGTTTACATTTGATGAAAATGGGCAAGAGATCATTACTCATAAAACCTGGAAAGAAAATAGAAAAAATAAAACAGCGCATTACTCGACAGTGATCCCAATTCCGGCTAATGCCAAGAACATTAGAATTTTCGCCGAGGAGTGCACAGGGCTTGCCTGGGATTGGTGGAGAACCGTTATAGATGAGACTAACGTTCCGTTAACCAGCGATATAAAAGTATCCATTTGGGGAACGACATTATATCCTAAATCATCCATTAATCACTAG
- a CDS encoding GNAT family N-acetyltransferase: MTLRTQMSRSSRDEARLVRNKLIEFNAKHVPADIRTQYEEINLILKDEDGQVIGGLLSVLCWNWVEVDILWVDQRYRGAGYGSQLLGEIEQIAKDKGCTFIQLNTFTFQAPEFYEKHGYEVVGVIDDAPRGFKHYYYKKNIY; encoded by the coding sequence ATGACGCTGAGAACTCAAATGAGTCGGAGCAGTAGAGATGAAGCGCGTTTGGTCAGAAACAAATTGATTGAATTTAATGCGAAACATGTACCTGCAGATATTCGAACCCAGTATGAAGAGATTAATCTTATTCTCAAAGATGAAGACGGCCAGGTCATTGGCGGCCTCCTAAGTGTACTGTGCTGGAACTGGGTAGAGGTTGATATTTTGTGGGTAGATCAGCGCTATAGAGGAGCGGGCTATGGCTCGCAGCTGCTTGGTGAAATCGAACAAATCGCTAAAGATAAAGGCTGTACGTTTATTCAGCTTAACACGTTTACTTTTCAAGCACCCGAATTTTATGAAAAGCATGGATACGAAGTGGTCGGTGTCATTGATGACGCTCCCCGAGGCTTTAAACACTACTATTACAAGAAAAATATCTACTGA
- a CDS encoding 8-oxo-dGTP diphosphatase produces MIGLTTEVTHKLYTMCMVQDGTKVLLINRPDKKGFPGYIAPGGKVEFPESIVDGAIREVKEETGLTVKEIIFKGIDEYCDPSQGLRYMVFNYLATATEGELLNNPPEGELLWVDMKEALNLPMQDWFKRRFPLFFEPGTFENSLVWLADTDETLEATIKNYGV; encoded by the coding sequence TTGATCGGATTGACCACGGAAGTGACACACAAATTATATACCATGTGTATGGTTCAGGACGGAACCAAGGTATTGCTCATTAATAGACCGGATAAAAAGGGTTTTCCAGGCTACATTGCCCCAGGAGGGAAAGTAGAGTTTCCAGAGAGTATTGTGGATGGGGCTATTCGTGAAGTGAAGGAAGAAACGGGATTAACGGTTAAGGAAATTATATTTAAAGGAATTGACGAATATTGTGACCCGAGCCAAGGGCTGAGATACATGGTATTTAACTATTTGGCTACAGCAACGGAAGGTGAACTATTGAATAATCCCCCCGAGGGAGAGCTGCTATGGGTGGATATGAAGGAGGCGCTCAACCTGCCGATGCAGGATTGGTTCAAGCGGAGATTTCCCTTGTTTTTCGAGCCGGGAACGTTCGAGAATAGTCTCGTGTGGCTGGCGGATACGGACGAAACCCTCGAAGCAACGATTAAAAATTATGGGGTATAG
- a CDS encoding NAD(P)/FAD-dependent oxidoreductase — protein MTESLELYDVTIIGGGPAGMYTAFYSGMRDMKTKLIEAKHELGGRMRIYPEKMIWDVGGVTPILCEKLIDQLEQQARTFEPTIVLGQQITGLDRQDDGTFLLTSATGEQHWTRTVILAVGYGILKMAKLEIEGADRYEVTNLHYTVQELEPFRGKHVLISGGGNSAVDWANELESIAASVTVVHRRDHFGGHEKNVARMKTSSVQVLTPYAVSQLHSSNGETIEQVTISHVETGETQILNVDAVIVNHGLKSDFGPIRDWGLDMGEWHARVSEKLETNVPGIFAAGDFVEYGSKLYLIAGTFTDAALALNSAKLYIDPSADKAAYVSSHNSRFKEKNRELGVLE, from the coding sequence GTGACAGAGTCCTTGGAATTATATGATGTAACGATTATCGGCGGTGGTCCTGCCGGAATGTATACCGCATTTTATAGTGGAATGAGAGATATGAAAACCAAGCTGATCGAAGCCAAGCATGAGCTGGGCGGACGGATGCGCATATACCCGGAGAAGATGATATGGGATGTTGGGGGAGTAACCCCGATTTTATGTGAAAAGCTGATCGACCAGTTGGAGCAGCAGGCGCGAACATTCGAGCCTACGATTGTGCTGGGGCAGCAGATTACAGGCTTGGATCGGCAAGATGATGGAACCTTCCTGCTGACCTCTGCAACAGGGGAGCAGCATTGGACCCGTACCGTTATACTGGCAGTAGGCTATGGCATTCTCAAAATGGCCAAGCTGGAGATTGAAGGGGCCGACCGTTATGAGGTTACGAACCTGCATTATACCGTGCAGGAGCTGGAGCCGTTCCGGGGCAAGCATGTTCTGATTTCCGGCGGAGGCAATTCGGCGGTGGATTGGGCGAATGAATTGGAGTCTATTGCGGCGAGTGTGACCGTCGTACATCGGCGGGATCATTTTGGCGGACATGAAAAAAATGTAGCTCGTATGAAAACGTCTTCGGTCCAAGTCCTCACGCCTTATGCAGTGAGTCAGCTACATAGCAGCAACGGAGAAACGATTGAGCAGGTGACGATCAGTCATGTAGAGACGGGTGAAACCCAGATACTGAATGTCGATGCTGTTATCGTGAATCATGGTCTGAAATCCGATTTCGGTCCGATTCGGGATTGGGGACTGGATATGGGAGAGTGGCATGCCCGGGTGAGTGAAAAGCTGGAAACGAATGTACCTGGGATTTTTGCCGCAGGTGATTTTGTCGAGTACGGAAGCAAGCTGTATCTGATTGCAGGTACGTTCACGGATGCTGCCCTTGCACTGAATAGTGCCAAGCTATACATTGATCCTTCAGCAGACAAAGCGGCTTATGTATCCTCCCATAACAGCCGTTTCAAGGAAAAGAACCGTGAGTTGGGTGTCTTGGAGTAG
- a CDS encoding alpha/beta hydrolase encodes MRSRIANREYHIFIAIPSEEPPASGYPVIYVLDANSVFGTMVEAVRVQGRRPDKTGVVPAIIVGIGYPTEAPFHPSRYYDLTLPGTEVELPVRPNGEASMESGGAENFLSFIEDELKPEMERDFHIDRSRQTIFGHSLGGLFVLHTLFTRPDSFQAYVAGSPSIHWGGRALMEEEKDFVASTAQEQQNTRLLIGVGELEAGHSSGMQEKAKELAERLTNVKDSNLHVEFREFADEGHISVLPILVSRAVRFASICH; translated from the coding sequence ATGCGCTCACGCATTGCAAACCGTGAATATCATATTTTTATAGCTATTCCTTCTGAGGAACCTCCGGCATCAGGTTATCCGGTTATATATGTATTGGATGCTAATTCTGTGTTCGGAACAATGGTGGAAGCGGTGCGTGTTCAGGGCAGACGGCCTGATAAAACGGGCGTTGTTCCAGCTATCATTGTCGGTATAGGCTACCCGACTGAGGCACCGTTCCATCCTTCTCGATATTACGATCTTACATTGCCAGGAACGGAAGTAGAGCTTCCCGTAAGACCAAACGGAGAAGCATCTATGGAAAGCGGGGGAGCTGAAAATTTCCTGTCATTTATTGAAGATGAGCTAAAGCCTGAGATGGAGCGTGATTTTCACATCGACCGCAGCCGACAGACGATCTTCGGACATTCATTGGGGGGGCTGTTCGTATTACATACCCTGTTTACAAGACCCGACTCTTTTCAGGCCTATGTGGCGGGAAGCCCCTCTATTCACTGGGGCGGGAGAGCCCTTATGGAGGAAGAGAAAGACTTTGTAGCCTCCACAGCTCAGGAGCAGCAGAATACAAGGCTGTTAATTGGGGTGGGAGAGCTGGAGGCAGGACATTCGAGTGGTATGCAGGAAAAGGCCAAGGAGCTTGCCGAGCGCTTAACAAATGTGAAGGATTCGAATTTGCATGTTGAATTCCGTGAATTTGCAGATGAAGGCCATATATCCGTGTTACCGATACTGGTGAGCAGAGCCGTTCGTTTTGCTTCGATTTGTCACTAA
- a CDS encoding GNAT family N-acetyltransferase, with translation MQTVQLVEPAREWRKAYLSFFEEWKKSQEPMVPWVISIEPYDFEGMLTFLSNQKHGIDLSAGWVKSSTYWLVNASEQVVGAVNIRHELNEHLFNAGGHIGYGIRPSARGNRYAVRMLALALEKAKELGITKALVVCDSENIASRKTIIRNGGMPDTDYIEEDGNRVNRFWIE, from the coding sequence ATGCAAACCGTCCAATTGGTAGAGCCTGCTCGGGAATGGAGGAAAGCGTATCTTTCATTTTTTGAAGAATGGAAAAAGAGCCAGGAGCCAATGGTGCCTTGGGTGATTTCTATAGAGCCGTATGATTTTGAAGGAATGCTGACGTTTTTAAGTAATCAGAAACATGGAATTGACCTGTCTGCAGGCTGGGTTAAAAGCTCCACATACTGGCTTGTAAATGCAAGTGAGCAGGTGGTTGGTGCGGTGAATATCCGGCATGAACTCAACGAACACCTATTCAATGCAGGGGGACATATTGGTTACGGTATCCGTCCTTCGGCACGGGGAAACAGATACGCTGTTCGCATGCTGGCCTTGGCGCTGGAGAAAGCAAAAGAGCTGGGTATTACGAAAGCCTTGGTCGTATGCGACTCCGAGAATATTGCCTCCAGAAAAACAATTATCCGCAACGGCGGAATGCCGGACACAGATTACATAGAAGAAGACGGAAACCGTGTAAACCGGTTTTGGATCGAATGA
- a CDS encoding HD domain-containing protein — MEKRTEQQAAVMADIIQKAEHFVQQQLEHDHSGHDWFHIDRVRKLSLAIAAQEGGDSFVCELAALLHDVADEKLNDSKQAGLDKVEQWLRLHVSDSGVITHVMTIIATMSYNGGQNPPMETLEGQVVQDADRLDALGAIGIARTFMYAGSKGTMMHHPDKDFSQHDYRAAGKSAIYHFYEKLLKLKDLMNTAYGKQLAMTRHQWMEMYLEQFYREWNVDDIKKGGENIF, encoded by the coding sequence ATGGAAAAACGAACAGAGCAACAGGCAGCTGTTATGGCAGATATTATTCAAAAGGCTGAACACTTTGTACAGCAGCAGCTGGAGCATGATCACAGTGGTCACGATTGGTTTCATATTGACCGGGTAAGAAAGCTATCCCTTGCTATTGCTGCCCAAGAGGGCGGAGATTCGTTTGTTTGTGAATTGGCAGCACTGCTGCATGATGTAGCAGATGAAAAATTAAATGATTCCAAACAAGCGGGGCTGGACAAAGTTGAGCAGTGGCTACGCCTGCACGTAAGTGATTCTGGAGTTATCACGCACGTGATGACTATTATTGCGACAATGTCGTACAATGGCGGCCAAAATCCACCGATGGAAACGCTGGAGGGTCAGGTTGTGCAGGATGCAGACCGGCTGGATGCTCTTGGAGCGATCGGTATTGCGAGAACCTTTATGTATGCAGGCTCAAAAGGCACTATGATGCATCACCCGGATAAAGATTTTTCACAGCACGACTATCGTGCCGCAGGCAAAAGCGCCATCTACCATTTTTACGAAAAGCTGTTGAAGCTCAAGGATTTAATGAATACTGCTTATGGCAAACAACTGGCGATGACCCGGCATCAGTGGATGGAGATGTACCTGGAGCAATTCTATAGGGAATGGAATGTGGATGATATCAAAAAGGGAGGAGAAAACATTTTTTGA
- a CDS encoding FecCD family ABC transporter permease, whose translation MRKISAMRLWLVLTGGALLILAAAYISLTHGEFDMTLQEVVQTLFRTSPTPQMDLVIFDFRLPRIVIAALVGLGLGIAGAAVQGVTRNGLADPGILGINAGAGAAIVIFMFFYQGQMETTGWTTALAMPFFGLIGGLVAALLIYLFAWKAGRLDPQRLLLVGIAIGSGFGALTLYLSLKMKATDFEMATVWMSGSIWSADWKLVAAVIPWLVILVPVIWLKSYVLDLFQLHENTAQSLGVATEREKSVLLLSSIGLVSACVSVSGGIGFVGLLSPHIARRLVGLHHRHVIPVCGMVGMVLVLLSDFVAKTVVAPAEIPVGLIIAVIGVPYFVVLLMKKTA comes from the coding sequence ATGCGTAAAATCAGTGCGATGCGGCTGTGGCTCGTTCTGACAGGCGGAGCTTTGCTTATTTTAGCGGCCGCCTATATTAGTCTGACCCATGGAGAGTTCGACATGACCCTTCAGGAAGTGGTTCAGACACTGTTCCGTACCAGCCCTACTCCGCAGATGGATTTGGTTATTTTTGATTTTCGACTACCGCGTATTGTGATTGCGGCCTTGGTCGGTCTGGGGCTTGGGATTGCTGGAGCAGCGGTACAGGGGGTTACGCGGAACGGCTTGGCCGATCCCGGTATTTTAGGCATTAATGCAGGTGCGGGGGCGGCAATCGTTATATTCATGTTCTTTTACCAAGGACAAATGGAGACGACGGGCTGGACTACAGCCCTAGCTATGCCTTTTTTTGGCCTGATTGGAGGCTTGGTGGCTGCGCTGCTAATCTATTTATTTGCCTGGAAAGCAGGGCGTCTTGATCCGCAGCGTCTGCTTCTCGTGGGCATCGCGATTGGCTCCGGCTTCGGTGCCTTGACCTTGTATCTGTCACTGAAGATGAAAGCCACGGATTTTGAAATGGCGACAGTATGGATGTCGGGAAGTATTTGGAGTGCTGATTGGAAGCTGGTTGCCGCCGTCATTCCTTGGCTGGTCATTTTAGTCCCCGTCATTTGGCTAAAATCGTATGTTCTGGATCTATTTCAATTGCATGAAAATACGGCCCAAAGTCTCGGTGTTGCGACCGAAAGGGAAAAGTCCGTTCTCCTATTGTCCAGCATTGGACTGGTTAGTGCCTGTGTGTCTGTTTCGGGGGGAATCGGTTTTGTAGGCTTGTTGTCCCCTCATATTGCCAGAAGGCTGGTTGGACTTCATCATCGTCATGTCATTCCCGTATGCGGTATGGTGGGGATGGTGCTGGTACTATTATCTGATTTTGTGGCCAAAACGGTGGTCGCGCCTGCGGAAATTCCCGTTGGGCTGATTATTGCGGTGATCGGAGTCCCTTATTTTGTAGTCTTGCTTATGAAAAAAACGGCCTGA
- a CDS encoding FecCD family ABC transporter permease, producing the protein MGKKLISPYLVIFIAPLFIVLTMLLSVMYGAKTIGWETIIAAFFHFDAGNVDHQVVLSSRLPRAVGSILIGAFLAISGAIMQGMTRNFLASPSIMGVSDGAAFVITLMMILAPNSTSMSLIVSSFVGSALGVAVVFGLAWMIPGGLAPVRMAILGTIIGTFLSSLSAILSIYFNVSQNVSFWFNARLHQMDPGLIQLAIPFAMVGIVGATLLAKSITLLSLGDEVATGLGQRTLPIKLGAMLCVALLTGVSVALAGKIAFVGLLIPHITRYVIGVDYRWVIPCSGLIGGVFLGMSDVLSRFLNYPFETPIGVVTSVIGIPFFLYLIRRKGGGEHA; encoded by the coding sequence ATGGGAAAAAAGCTGATTTCTCCTTACCTTGTCATCTTCATTGCCCCCTTGTTTATCGTTTTAACCATGCTGCTTTCTGTGATGTATGGAGCTAAAACGATAGGATGGGAGACGATAATTGCTGCCTTTTTCCATTTTGATGCCGGAAATGTGGATCATCAGGTTGTTTTAAGCTCGCGTCTGCCCAGAGCAGTCGGCTCTATATTGATTGGCGCTTTTCTCGCTATTTCAGGTGCCATTATGCAAGGAATGACGCGAAACTTTCTGGCTTCACCCTCTATTATGGGCGTGTCGGATGGGGCTGCGTTTGTGATTACACTGATGATGATTTTGGCACCGAACTCCACTTCCATGAGCCTGATCGTCAGTTCTTTTGTGGGATCAGCCCTGGGGGTAGCAGTTGTATTTGGTTTAGCCTGGATGATCCCCGGTGGCCTTGCTCCTGTTCGCATGGCTATTCTGGGAACGATCATCGGCACGTTTTTAAGTAGCCTGTCGGCCATTCTTTCCATTTATTTTAATGTATCGCAAAATGTAAGCTTCTGGTTTAATGCCCGTCTGCACCAAATGGACCCCGGACTTATTCAACTGGCTATTCCTTTTGCCATGGTGGGAATTGTGGGGGCGACGCTGCTTGCCAAGTCCATTACATTGCTGTCGCTGGGTGACGAAGTCGCCACAGGCCTGGGACAACGGACACTGCCAATCAAGCTGGGGGCCATGCTCTGCGTTGCATTGCTGACGGGTGTTTCTGTAGCGCTGGCAGGGAAAATTGCTTTTGTGGGCTTATTGATTCCGCACATCACCAGATATGTAATCGGAGTGGATTATCGGTGGGTCATTCCATGTTCTGGCTTGATCGGTGGCGTTTTTTTGGGCATGTCTGATGTGTTGAGCCGTTTTCTTAATTATCCGTTTGAAACGCCCATTGGTGTGGTTACCTCGGTCATTGGCATCCCGTTCTTTCTGTATTTAATACGCAGAAAAGGAGGGGGAGAGCATGCGTAA